In one Clostridia bacterium genomic region, the following are encoded:
- a CDS encoding calcium-translocating P-type ATPase, PMCA-type has protein sequence MDFYTLTKQETVKQTQSSLTGLTEHEAQKRLQKNGKNELKDTEQKGLIAVFLSQFKDFLVIILIIAAVISMFLGDIESSVVILAVITVNAILGTVQELKAQASLNSLKAMSSPSAKVYRDGQLRVIDKSDLVVGDVVLVEAGDYIAADGRILDNASLKSDESSLTGESVPVEKEDTDIHEEKPLGDRKNMLYSGSFATYGRATILVTAIGMQTEIGKIATLLQNTKEKKTPLQASLDNFGKVLSIGILFICALVFMLSVFRGEPMQDAFIFAVALAVAAIPEALSSIVTIVLSGGTQKLARENAIIRKLQAVEGLGSVSVICSDKTGTLTQNKMSVQKLFFDGEIVDKDATLTERQAQLVIDGALCNDAKDKDGQEIGDPTEVALIQFSNKHNLHYEEVQTKYPRLAEIPFDSHRKLMSTVHKIGPNYKMLTKGATDVLLPRILEMKTADGKKTFTAEDAEKVMQANLTFSENGLRVLCVCEKDVPDLNITVEDENGYILLGLIAMQDPPRAESKDAVAKCKSAGITPVMITGDHLITACAIAKEIGILTDDKRGVEGKEIEKMTDEELKDFVKDVAVYARVSPEHKIRIVNAWQSSGYIVSMTGDGVNDAPALKQADVGVAMGITGSEVAKDAASMVLTDDNFATIVKAIENGRNIYNNIQKTIQFLLSGNLAAIITVLFASLCALPVPFMAVHLLFINLLTDSLPAIALGVEPHNDAVMLEKPRPKKQSILTKKILASIGLEGFVISVATIVAYLFGLQSSPETASTMAFATLCLSRLFHGFNCKQDMPLWFSKKLLNNKSLLYAFGIGLLCLNAVLFIPFLHGIFEVSTLKTVEVLCIYGFAFGTFLVIQLLKSVRKILKK, from the coding sequence ATGGATTTTTACACTTTAACCAAGCAAGAAACCGTTAAGCAAACACAATCTTCTTTAACAGGGCTTACGGAGCACGAGGCACAAAAGCGGTTGCAGAAAAACGGTAAAAACGAACTGAAGGACACCGAGCAAAAAGGCCTGATTGCTGTTTTTCTAAGTCAATTTAAAGATTTTTTGGTTATTATCCTGATTATCGCGGCAGTTATTTCCATGTTTTTAGGCGATATAGAAAGCTCCGTCGTTATTCTGGCAGTTATCACCGTCAATGCAATTTTAGGCACGGTTCAGGAGCTTAAAGCGCAAGCCTCCTTAAACAGCTTAAAAGCAATGTCCTCCCCTTCTGCAAAGGTATATCGTGACGGTCAGCTTCGGGTAATTGACAAAAGTGATTTGGTTGTGGGTGATGTGGTGCTTGTTGAAGCCGGTGACTACATTGCCGCAGACGGCAGAATTTTAGACAATGCCAGCTTAAAATCAGACGAAAGCTCTTTAACGGGCGAAAGTGTTCCGGTAGAGAAAGAGGATACCGATATACACGAAGAAAAACCCTTAGGAGACCGCAAAAACATGCTGTATTCCGGAAGCTTTGCCACCTACGGCAGAGCCACCATTCTGGTAACGGCGATAGGCATGCAGACCGAAATCGGTAAAATTGCAACTCTGCTCCAAAACACAAAAGAAAAGAAAACTCCGCTTCAGGCTTCGCTTGACAACTTTGGCAAAGTGTTATCCATCGGTATTCTCTTCATTTGCGCTTTGGTATTTATGCTTTCCGTTTTTCGCGGTGAACCGATGCAGGATGCATTTATTTTTGCTGTTGCGTTAGCGGTTGCCGCAATTCCTGAGGCGTTAAGTTCTATCGTTACCATCGTACTCAGTGGCGGTACACAAAAGCTTGCCAGAGAAAATGCAATTATCCGTAAGCTTCAAGCCGTAGAGGGTTTAGGTAGTGTTTCTGTTATCTGCTCGGACAAAACAGGTACGCTTACCCAGAACAAAATGTCTGTTCAGAAGCTGTTTTTTGATGGAGAAATCGTAGACAAGGATGCCACTCTTACAGAGCGACAGGCACAGCTTGTTATAGACGGTGCTCTTTGTAACGATGCAAAGGATAAGGACGGTCAGGAAATTGGCGACCCCACAGAGGTTGCACTTATTCAATTTTCAAATAAGCATAATCTTCATTATGAAGAAGTACAGACAAAGTATCCCAGACTTGCGGAAATTCCTTTTGACTCCCACCGTAAGCTGATGAGTACCGTACACAAAATTGGCCCCAATTACAAAATGTTGACCAAAGGTGCGACCGACGTATTGCTGCCCCGCATCTTAGAAATGAAAACCGCTGACGGTAAAAAAACTTTTACAGCCGAGGATGCCGAAAAGGTAATGCAAGCAAATCTTACCTTTTCCGAAAACGGACTTCGCGTACTTTGTGTTTGCGAAAAAGATGTTCCTGATTTAAACATAACCGTAGAGGATGAAAACGGATACATTCTGTTAGGTCTGATTGCCATGCAGGACCCGCCGCGTGCCGAATCAAAGGATGCGGTTGCGAAATGTAAATCGGCAGGAATCACGCCGGTTATGATTACAGGCGACCATCTGATTACCGCCTGTGCCATTGCAAAAGAAATCGGTATTTTAACCGATGATAAGCGCGGTGTTGAGGGCAAAGAAATTGAAAAAATGACCGACGAAGAACTGAAAGATTTTGTAAAGGATGTTGCTGTGTATGCCAGAGTTTCACCCGAACACAAAATCCGTATTGTCAATGCATGGCAGTCCTCAGGTTATATCGTTTCCATGACCGGAGACGGCGTTAACGATGCGCCCGCTTTAAAGCAGGCAGATGTTGGTGTTGCCATGGGTATTACCGGCAGTGAAGTGGCAAAGGATGCCGCATCTATGGTGCTGACTGACGATAACTTCGCAACCATCGTAAAAGCTATTGAAAATGGCAGAAACATTTATAATAACATTCAAAAAACCATTCAATTCTTGCTTTCGGGCAACCTTGCCGCAATTATCACCGTTCTTTTTGCATCTCTTTGCGCGCTTCCGGTTCCGTTCATGGCAGTTCATTTACTGTTTATCAATCTTTTAACCGACAGCCTGCCGGCTATTGCCCTGGGCGTGGAGCCACATAACGATGCGGTAATGCTCGAAAAACCGCGTCCGAAAAAGCAATCTATTCTTACGAAAAAAATCCTTGCAAGCATAGGTCTTGAGGGCTTTGTTATTTCTGTTGCTACAATTGTCGCTTATTTGTTCGGTCTGCAAAGCAGTCCTGAAACAGCAAGTACCATGGCTTTTGCCACGCTTTGTTTATCCCGTCTTTTCCACGGCTTTAACTGTAAGCAAGACATGCCTTTGTGGTTCAGCAAAAAACTATTGAACAATAAAAGCTTACTTTATGCTTTCGGAATCGGCTTACTCTGCCTGAATGCCGTATTGTTCATTCCGTTCCTGCACGGTATATTTGAGGTATCTACATTAAAAACTGTTGAAGTCCTTTGTATTTACGGATTTGCTTTCGGCACATTCCTTGTCATTCAGCTTTTAAAATCAGTACGAAAAATTTTAAAGAAATAA
- a CDS encoding radical SAM protein: MHSCTLCPRNCGADRSNGQKGVCGETETVRLSRAALHFWEEPCISGKKGSGTVFFSGCSMRCVYCQNREISMGDAGKAVSNQRLADIFIELQGKGAENINLVTPTHFVPQIIYAVKLAREKGLLLPIVYNTSGYETEETIESLSGIVDVYLTDFKYMSARLSEQYSKASNYAEIAKKAVHKMVLHQPRPVFENGMLKKGVIVRHLILPGCVIDSKAILKYLHQTYDDKILLSIMRQFTPYKIPAEFAELNRTVTDAEYASVIRYALRIGIENAFVQGKEAAKESFIPPFTYEGV, encoded by the coding sequence ATGCATAGCTGTACGCTCTGTCCTCGAAATTGCGGTGCGGATCGCTCTAACGGACAGAAAGGTGTTTGCGGTGAAACGGAAACCGTAAGACTGTCCCGGGCGGCACTTCATTTTTGGGAGGAGCCTTGTATTTCAGGCAAAAAAGGCTCGGGGACCGTGTTTTTTTCGGGTTGCTCCATGCGTTGTGTATACTGTCAGAATCGGGAAATCTCCATGGGCGATGCGGGCAAAGCGGTATCCAATCAGCGTCTTGCGGACATTTTTATCGAATTGCAGGGAAAGGGTGCAGAAAACATCAATCTGGTGACCCCAACGCATTTTGTACCGCAGATTATATATGCGGTTAAGCTGGCAAGAGAAAAAGGCCTTTTATTGCCGATTGTTTATAACACAAGCGGTTACGAAACAGAGGAAACGATAGAAAGCCTCAGCGGAATTGTGGATGTCTATCTGACCGATTTTAAGTATATGTCTGCGCGGCTGTCTGAACAATATTCTAAAGCTTCAAATTATGCAGAGATTGCTAAAAAAGCAGTACATAAAATGGTTTTACATCAACCTCGTCCTGTTTTTGAAAACGGCATGCTGAAAAAAGGTGTCATTGTTCGCCACCTGATCTTACCGGGCTGTGTGATAGATTCCAAAGCCATACTTAAATATTTACACCAAACCTATGATGATAAAATTTTGCTGAGCATTATGCGACAGTTTACGCCTTATAAAATCCCTGCAGAATTTGCAGAGCTGAACAGAACGGTCACGGATGCCGAATATGCTAGTGTGATACGGTATGCATTGCGTATCGGCATAGAAAATGCGTTTGTTCAGGGAAAAGAGGCAGCAAAAGAAAGTTTTATTCCGCCATTCACATATGAAGGCGTATAA
- the murI gene encoding glutamate racemase, whose product MTKANQPIAVLDSGIGGISVLKELVKLMPNEKFIYFGDFDNAPYGTKTMQEVREITIKNTRMLMEMGVKALVVACNTATGAAVRALREMYPDFPLVGIEPAVKPAVTEKADPTVLILATPLTLKQEKFEALLSRVATDNAEIICLPCPGLMEIIDEGHVSGEEIDSYLQNLFKDIPKDKIDSVVLGCTHYPHAKEAIVKALGGNVKVYDGGLGTAKEAKRRIELLMLQAPEEQQGSVTFLNCDGHEEKIRIAERFLYDA is encoded by the coding sequence ATGACGAAAGCTAACCAACCGATTGCGGTTTTAGATTCTGGAATCGGCGGTATCAGCGTATTAAAGGAACTGGTAAAGCTGATGCCTAATGAGAAATTCATATATTTCGGGGATTTTGACAATGCACCTTACGGTACGAAAACCATGCAGGAGGTGCGCGAAATTACGATAAAGAATACAAGAATGCTGATGGAAATGGGTGTAAAAGCATTGGTAGTTGCATGCAACACAGCAACCGGTGCAGCGGTGCGCGCATTGCGTGAAATGTATCCCGATTTTCCGCTGGTTGGCATTGAACCTGCGGTAAAACCCGCTGTAACAGAAAAAGCTGACCCGACCGTTTTGATTTTAGCAACGCCCCTTACCCTGAAGCAGGAAAAGTTTGAAGCACTTTTATCAAGGGTAGCAACCGATAATGCTGAAATAATCTGTCTGCCGTGTCCGGGCTTAATGGAAATTATTGATGAAGGTCATGTTTCGGGCGAAGAAATTGATAGCTACCTGCAAAATTTATTTAAGGATATCCCGAAAGATAAAATTGATTCGGTCGTGCTGGGCTGTACCCATTATCCGCACGCAAAAGAAGCGATTGTTAAAGCGCTTGGCGGAAATGTTAAGGTGTACGACGGTGGATTGGGCACCGCAAAAGAAGCAAAACGACGGATCGAATTACTTATGTTGCAGGCACCTGAAGAACAACAGGGAAGTGTGACATTTTTAAATTGTGACGGACATGAAGAAAAAATCCGCATTGCAGAGAGGTTTTTGTATGATGCATAG
- a CDS encoding DUF3006 domain-containing protein — MRYTVDRITEKFVVLQNDNGVSGQVDKALFNFLEEGDVLSVTVDSAETHATKDTMKAKLHSLFQKGQKDDES, encoded by the coding sequence ATGCGTTATACAGTGGATCGCATAACTGAAAAGTTTGTAGTTTTACAGAATGATAATGGTGTCTCGGGGCAGGTGGATAAAGCACTCTTTAACTTTTTAGAAGAAGGAGATGTGCTGTCGGTAACGGTAGATTCTGCCGAAACCCATGCGACAAAAGACACTATGAAAGCAAAGCTTCACAGCTTGTTTCAGAAAGGACAGAAAGATGACGAAAGCTAA
- a CDS encoding MBL fold metallo-hydrolase — MKFNRACAVILLCVILCLCGCAQTSVRDAVSTEGILAVHMIDVDDAESLFVELPDGETLLIDGGESWNGEDIVAYIRNLGYERIDTVIATHPHSDHIGGLPQIIASFDVGQMYLPDVVHTTKTYEQLLDLLETENVTVKQAKADVVLYDKEYSGVFLAPCSDEYSSLNNYSAVLQLKYKEKTFLFTGDAEKLSEKEMLKRYGKKLKADVLKVCHHGSESSSSEKFLQAVSPEIALISADGPEGKYENPDEEVVKSLEKNGAKVYRTDLHGNLLLKTDGVYWRK; from the coding sequence ATGAAGTTTAACCGTGCTTGTGCTGTAATCTTACTGTGTGTGATTCTTTGTTTATGCGGTTGTGCGCAGACAAGTGTCAGGGATGCTGTGTCTACAGAAGGAATTTTGGCGGTGCACATGATTGATGTGGATGATGCGGAATCCTTGTTTGTAGAACTTCCGGACGGAGAGACCTTGTTGATTGACGGCGGAGAGTCCTGGAATGGAGAAGATATTGTTGCTTATATCAGAAATCTTGGATATGAACGTATAGATACCGTAATTGCTACACATCCGCACAGCGACCATATTGGCGGACTTCCGCAAATTATAGCTTCATTTGATGTGGGACAGATGTACTTGCCGGATGTGGTGCATACCACAAAAACCTATGAACAGCTTCTGGATTTGCTGGAAACAGAAAATGTTACGGTTAAGCAGGCAAAAGCGGATGTTGTGTTGTATGATAAAGAATATAGCGGTGTTTTTTTAGCACCCTGCTCTGATGAATACAGCTCGCTGAACAATTATAGTGCGGTTTTACAGTTAAAGTACAAAGAAAAAACGTTTTTGTTTACTGGCGATGCGGAAAAGCTCTCAGAAAAAGAAATGTTAAAGCGTTACGGGAAAAAATTAAAAGCGGATGTACTCAAGGTGTGTCATCATGGCTCGGAGTCTTCAAGCTCTGAGAAATTTTTGCAGGCGGTTTCGCCTGAAATTGCTTTGATTTCAGCGGACGGACCGGAAGGAAAGTATGAAAATCCGGACGAAGAGGTTGTAAAGAGTCTCGAAAAAAATGGTGCAAAGGTTTACCGTACCGATTTGCATGGAAATTTGCTTTTGAAAACGGATGGTGTGTACTGGAGGAAATAA
- the alr gene encoding alanine racemase: MTQRKRYWAEVDLDAICHNFEQVKAKVNKDTKICCVVKANAYGHGAVCLAPLYENLGADFFAVSNIEEALQLRENGIRKPILILGYTPADCVDLLAKHNISQSVFSDEYAEKLAFCAEEKKVKIKIHIKLDTGMGRIGFDAKHDSCSEAILKICQKPVFDPEGIFTHFALADGGKGGVSYTGMQYDNFMRTVNELERAGVKFAIRHCANSATIADFPEYQLDMVRAGIVLYGLQPSEEVQNPLDLKETLCLKAVISQIKILKKGDSVSYGCTFTADRDMKIATVPAGYADGYWRSNSKNGAYLLVNGHRAPIVGRVCMDQLMVDVSEIETIRVGDVVTVMGTEGVEKIDAEALARLNHTIGYEILCAVGERVPRIYKKGQEIVAVKDSIVSAGLITE, from the coding sequence CTGACACAAAGAAAGCGCTACTGGGCAGAGGTTGACTTAGATGCAATTTGTCATAATTTTGAGCAGGTTAAAGCCAAAGTCAATAAAGATACAAAGATTTGCTGTGTGGTAAAAGCAAATGCTTATGGCCACGGAGCAGTTTGTCTTGCACCGCTCTATGAAAACTTAGGTGCAGATTTTTTTGCGGTTTCCAATATTGAAGAGGCGTTACAGCTTCGTGAAAACGGAATTCGCAAGCCAATTCTTATTTTAGGTTATACGCCTGCTGATTGCGTGGATTTGTTAGCCAAGCATAATATTTCGCAGTCGGTATTTTCTGACGAGTACGCAGAGAAACTGGCGTTTTGTGCAGAAGAAAAAAAGGTTAAAATCAAAATACATATTAAACTGGATACCGGTATGGGCAGAATCGGATTTGACGCCAAGCACGATTCCTGCTCCGAAGCTATTTTGAAAATATGTCAAAAGCCGGTATTTGACCCGGAAGGTATTTTTACCCATTTTGCTTTGGCGGACGGTGGTAAAGGCGGTGTTTCGTACACCGGAATGCAGTATGATAACTTTATGCGGACAGTAAATGAGCTGGAGCGTGCAGGGGTTAAGTTTGCCATAAGACATTGTGCAAATAGTGCAACCATTGCAGACTTTCCGGAATATCAGCTGGACATGGTGCGTGCAGGGATTGTGCTTTATGGCTTGCAACCCTCCGAAGAGGTGCAAAATCCTCTGGATTTAAAAGAAACACTTTGCCTTAAAGCGGTTATTTCGCAGATTAAAATTTTGAAAAAAGGTGATTCTGTAAGCTACGGTTGTACCTTTACCGCTGACCGGGATATGAAAATTGCAACAGTGCCGGCAGGATATGCAGACGGTTATTGGAGATCAAACAGCAAAAACGGCGCATATCTTCTGGTTAACGGTCATAGAGCACCCATCGTAGGACGCGTGTGTATGGATCAGCTTATGGTGGATGTGAGCGAAATTGAAACAATCAGGGTAGGTGATGTTGTAACGGTTATGGGCACAGAGGGTGTGGAAAAAATCGATGCGGAAGCATTAGCACGCCTGAATCATACAATTGGCTATGAAATCCTTTGTGCGGTGGGTGAGCGTGTCCCGCGTATATATAAAAAAGGTCAGGAAATTGTTGCAGTAAAAGACAGCATTGTAAGTGCAGGGCTGATTACCGAGTAA
- a CDS encoding glycosyltransferase, with amino-acid sequence MKKKVGIFGHFGFGKTKLNGQTVKTLSVAYVLEQNFGSENVLKKDTDGGFKSLLRIMKDACVLQKQCNKKVVLLAQNGLRLLLPILYALNGFSGKDMHFVVIGGWLPAFLSKRKVLAGIMKTFSGIYPETEDMVQKLRNMGFENVYLMPNFKPFENKVNAVKKMVSDPVMLCTFSRVTQEKGILEAIQGVQYANEHGNLNYRLTVYGTIEADYETEFHNLLTQYKNVVCYGGEVPFDQSVKTLKMFDALLFPTYYEGEGFAGTLIDAFYAGLPVIATDFKYNNNFVFHEKNGLLVPPKDAEAIGKAIQELFEKRDVAVFREESLKLADMYGVERASAVILENLE; translated from the coding sequence ATGAAAAAGAAAGTCGGAATTTTCGGACACTTCGGGTTCGGGAAAACAAAGCTGAACGGACAAACGGTGAAAACTTTGTCGGTGGCATATGTTTTAGAGCAGAACTTCGGCAGCGAAAATGTACTTAAAAAAGATACTGACGGCGGTTTCAAAAGCTTGCTTCGCATAATGAAAGATGCTTGTGTTTTGCAGAAGCAATGTAACAAAAAGGTTGTTTTGCTTGCACAAAACGGTTTAAGGCTCCTTTTGCCGATACTGTATGCTTTAAACGGCTTTTCGGGCAAAGACATGCATTTTGTAGTTATTGGCGGTTGGTTGCCTGCGTTTCTGAGTAAAAGAAAAGTGCTTGCCGGCATAATGAAAACGTTTTCAGGAATATACCCTGAAACCGAAGATATGGTACAAAAACTTCGGAATATGGGCTTTGAGAATGTATATCTTATGCCAAACTTCAAGCCTTTTGAAAATAAGGTGAACGCTGTTAAAAAAATGGTCTCCGATCCGGTTATGCTTTGTACGTTTTCCCGTGTGACGCAGGAAAAAGGCATTTTGGAGGCAATACAGGGTGTACAGTATGCCAATGAACACGGAAACCTTAACTACAGGCTTACGGTGTATGGTACAATCGAAGCAGATTACGAAACGGAGTTTCATAATCTGCTGACACAGTATAAGAATGTGGTGTGCTATGGTGGAGAGGTGCCGTTTGACCAAAGTGTAAAAACACTGAAAATGTTTGACGCACTTTTGTTTCCGACTTACTACGAGGGAGAAGGCTTTGCAGGCACATTGATTGATGCCTTTTATGCAGGGTTACCTGTCATTGCTACTGATTTTAAGTACAACAACAATTTTGTTTTTCACGAAAAAAACGGACTTTTAGTTCCGCCAAAGGATGCGGAGGCAATCGGGAAAGCTATACAGGAGTTGTTTGAAAAAAGAGATGTTGCCGTTTTCCGTGAAGAAAGCTTAAAGCTTGCGGACATGTACGGTGTGGAGCGAGCAAGTGCAGTTATTTTGGAGAATTTAGAATAA
- a CDS encoding glycosyltransferase family 2 protein — MVSVIMPAYNSGAYIQDAVTSVLNQTYENFELLIVDDASTDNTEEIIRMFNDSRIRYFKNNSRMGAAICRNFALRNAKGKYVAFLDSDDLWLPEKLENQIAFMEQKGYAFSYTAYEEMDETGNRSGKRVSGPETVSERGMYAYCWPGCLTVMYDKAQLGDLEIYPIERNNDYAMWLKLIKKADLHLLDECLAVYRKRTDSVSGQKLSVLIRYHYLLYRLCDNRGKFQSILLTGLNMICGVYKKLWYAKRTAGSKR; from the coding sequence ATGGTATCGGTTATTATGCCGGCATATAACAGCGGAGCATATATTCAAGATGCTGTTACCTCTGTGCTGAATCAGACGTATGAGAATTTCGAGCTTTTGATTGTGGACGATGCGTCTACAGACAACACCGAAGAAATTATACGAATGTTTAATGATTCAAGAATCCGCTATTTTAAAAATAACAGTCGAATGGGTGCGGCAATTTGCCGTAATTTTGCTTTGCGGAATGCAAAAGGCAAATATGTTGCTTTTTTAGACAGTGATGATTTATGGCTACCTGAAAAACTCGAGAATCAGATTGCATTTATGGAACAAAAAGGGTATGCTTTTTCGTATACTGCCTATGAAGAAATGGATGAAACGGGCAATCGGTCGGGCAAGCGTGTTTCGGGACCCGAAACAGTTTCTGAACGCGGCATGTATGCGTATTGCTGGCCCGGATGCCTTACGGTTATGTATGACAAAGCTCAGCTTGGGGATCTGGAAATATATCCCATTGAAAGAAATAACGACTATGCCATGTGGCTAAAGTTGATAAAAAAAGCCGATTTACATTTACTGGACGAATGTTTAGCGGTATACAGAAAAAGAACAGACTCGGTATCAGGGCAAAAACTTTCGGTTTTAATCCGTTATCATTATCTGTTATATCGGCTGTGTGATAACAGAGGAAAATTTCAAAGCATCCTATTAACAGGATTAAATATGATATGTGGAGTATATAAGAAATTGTGGTATGCAAAAAGAACTGCAGGGAGTAAGAGATGA